TACAACTTTAGTATATAGCGCGATAACACAAAATTTGACCAATGCGTGAGTAAGTCTACAATTTTGAGATAAAAAGCAGTAATTTGTCGTTGTAATAGCACGGCTAGTTTCATATAGTGCTAGTTTGAGTATCGATAACTATACCTATAAACAGGTGCTAAATATGCTTAATCGTCTTCAGGAATCAGATATAAAGCTATTGCGTGTTTTCTACGCTGTAGCGAGCTGCAACGGATTTACTGCGGCAGAGCCAGTGTTGCGTATGCAACGCCCAAATATTAGTGCAGCGATCAAAAAATTAGAAGAACGTTTAGATTTGGTCCTGTGCCACCGAGGTCGTGGTGGATTTCAAATGACTAAAGAAGGTGAAGTGGTTTTCCAAGAAACCAAACGTATATTTAACGCTTTCGACAACTTTGTTTTCAATCTTAAATCGCTACACGACGACTATTCAGGCCATATTACGTTAGTACTTATGGCAGGCCTTCCGCTTTCTATGCATTTAGCAGTGAGTAAAGCGGTCAAAAGTACTATGAAGAAGTTTGATGATATTCACGTGAATATTCAAACTCGGTTATACAATGAGGTTGAGCATGTTGCCTTGTCAGGTGAATGTCACTTGGTCGTATCTACTTACGATATGGTCAAGCCAGAGTCAGTAACCTTCCATCCTATTGGTTTGAAAACACCTGGCCGCTTGTACTGTGCACCAACGCATCCGTTAGCGAAATACCGTGATACAGACCTGCCTGATAACGTAAAAATAGAAGATTACCCTGCTATTGGCATTTCAGGTTTGTCTTCGGCAAATTACATTGAAGACGAATCTCGATTGTCTATTCAAACGTTTTCCGATTCCTATGATGCTGCGATGTCAGCCATTATGACTGGTGAATATGTTGGGTTGTTACCAGACTATATGGCAAAAGAGCAAGGTGCTGCGCTAGGGCTTGTTCCCATTGCAAAGGGAAGTTTGTTTAATTTTAG
The DNA window shown above is from Alteromonas sp. KC3 and carries:
- a CDS encoding LysR family transcriptional regulator, with product MLNRLQESDIKLLRVFYAVASCNGFTAAEPVLRMQRPNISAAIKKLEERLDLVLCHRGRGGFQMTKEGEVVFQETKRIFNAFDNFVFNLKSLHDDYSGHITLVLMAGLPLSMHLAVSKAVKSTMKKFDDIHVNIQTRLYNEVEHVALSGECHLVVSTYDMVKPESVTFHPIGLKTPGRLYCAPTHPLAKYRDTDLPDNVKIEDYPAIGISGLSSANYIEDESRLSIQTFSDSYDAAMSAIMTGEYVGLLPDYMAKEQGAALGLVPIAKGSLFNFSHELFVMNGKNTRLNPVLRHCIKELSYFISESQK